The window TCGAGCACGTCCATAAATTTCTGCGTGTACTCTGCGAGTTCCTCGGGCGGGACCGTCGCGTCCTCGATGAACGGGTACGGTTTCGCGTCGCCGTCGAGGCTCATCAGAAGCGGGATCGCCGCCTTCCGGAGCTTCCAGAGGTCAGCCTGGGCGTCGTCGGTGTACGCCTCGATCACGTCGAAGGCGTCGCCGTCGGCGACGAACGCCGTCGAGGTCTCCGCGATCGCGGCCTCGAAGTCGTCCACCAGTTCGGAGTCGAACTCGATCATCAGCGCCGCGGCCGCGTCGTCCGGGATCGGCGCCTCGTAGCGGGCGTACTGTTCGGACTCCCGGGCCAGCCGGAACACCTCGTCGTCCATCAGTTCGACCGCGCTCACGTCGTACTCCAGCGCCTCCGGGACGGCCGACAGCGCCTCGATCAGGTCCTCGAAACAGTACAGCGCAAGCGCCGTCTCCGGCGGCCGCGTCACGAGCGACAGTTCGGCTTCGACCACGATCCCCAGCGTGGATTCGGCACCGACGAACAGTTTGGTGAGGTTGATGACGCGGTCGCCGTCGTCGTTCTCGTAGATCACCCGGTCGAGGTTGTACCCAGAGACGTTCCGCTTGAGGTCCGGATACCGGGCCTCGATCTCGTCCTCGTGGCGCTCCACGAGGCCGCGGACGGTCCGGTACAGTTCCGCCTCGCGGGTGTCGGCCCCGACGATCCGGTCCCACTCGGGGCCGTCGAGGACGACCTCCCGAGTCTCGATCAGGCTCCCGTCGGCGAGCACGACCTTCAGCCGCTCGGTGTAGGCGTCGGTGATGCCGTACCGCACGGAGTGGGCGCCGGTGGAGTTGTTCCCGATCCCCCCGCCGATGGTCGCGCGGTTCGACGACGCCGGGTCGGGCGCGAACTTCAGCCCGTCCGCGGCCAGCCGGTCGTCGAGGTGGTCCTGAACGACGCCCGGTTGGACGACTGCACGTTGCTCTTCGGGCCGCACGTCGAGGACCTCGTCGAAGTGCGTCGAGAGGTCGAGGACCACGCAGCCGGAACCGACTGCCTGGCCCGCGAGCGACGAGCCCGCACCCCGTGCGAGGATCGGCACGCCGTGGTCGGTTGCGAGGTCGACAGCGGCGCGCACGTCGGCAACGTCGCGAGGTTCGACGACGCCGGCAGGCTGGGCGCCGTAGATGCTGCCATCGGTCGCATAGAGGACGCGCGCGTACTCGTCGAACCGAACCGCCCCGTCGACGGCCGCACGGAGGTCGGCAGCGAGGTCGGCGTACTCGGAGTCCTGCCCACCCGGACGTACGGCGGGTCCCACGCCGGCCCGATCGACCGCGGGAGTCCGTGACATACCACCAGGGTAACGACGGTGAGGACATATTCTTTCGGGTGGCGGCCCCGCCGGTTCACGACGCGGGCCTCCCCGCCGACACCCGCTCACCGAAAGGTTCTCACTCCCGCTGGCAGTCGCACCCGCGCTCGTCGAGGAACTCCGCAACCGAGTACTGCTCCCCACAATCGCCACACAGCACCTGCACGTCGAGGAGGACCTCGAACTCCTCTACGTCGATCCGCCCGGTCTGTTCCAGCTTCTGGATCCGCTCTTCGGTCACCGACAGCGTCCGGGTCATCAGCCGCTGGATGCTCTGGAGGTCCTTCTCGACTTTCTCCTCGTCGGAGAGCCGGCGGTACTCCGCGTCCCGGTACTCGGTCAGGTACGACCGGATCGCCTGGTAGCTGACGAAGTCGGACTCGAGGCTGTCGACGTCGACGCCGTTGGATTCCAGTCGGTTGCGGGCGTCGGTCCGGACCCCCGTGCTCACGTCGTCGTCGGTGAGGTTCCGGTACATCGTCGAGACGTCGCTGTCCAGTGCGCTCATCCCCGCGTCGATGAGTGCCCGTTCAAGCAGGCGTTCGTTGAAGTAGTCCGCCAGATCGCGGAGGCTGGTCCGCTCGACGCCGTCGCCGGTCCAGCGGGTCTCCAACTCCTCACCGAGACCGTCGAGGCCGTACTCGGCGATCAACCGTGCCACCTTGCTCGACGGCCGGTTGTCGGACGTATCAGGCATTATCGATGTTTCGCCCAACAGCGGCAAAAACCTATTGGGGCCGGTCAGATCGAACGGACCCGGGTGAAGTCGTCGTCGAGGGCCTGTGCGTCCTCGGGCAGCAGTGCCACCACGAGGAAGTCGGCGTAGTCCGCGAAGTACTCCACGAGGGCGGCGATCCGGTTCGAGTCGATCGCCTCAAGCGAGTCCAGCAACATGAACGGCACCGTCTCGTGGAGGTCGTGGACCAGGTACCCCGCGAGCGCGAAGATCAGCCCGGTGACCTCCCGTTCGCTCTCCGAGAGGTGGTCGATGGTGTCCTCGTAGGCCGCGCCGTTGTCGGTCGTCCGGACGATGTGGAGCTCGAACCGGGTCTGGGCGTCGTCGGCCGCGGGGGTTTCGATCCGCTCGATCCAGATGCGCTCGATGTTCTCATACCCCAGCAGATCGAGGATCGACTCCATGTGACCGTTGAACGCGTCGACCGCCTCGGCCTCGATCTGGTCGATCTTCGTCCGCTGGTCTGTGAGCTGGTCGACCAGCTCAGAGCGGGTCTCGCGGAGCTGCTTGGCGCGTTCGATCTCGCTTTCGACCTCCTCGATCTCGCTTTCGACCTCCTCGAGGTCGGTCTCCAAGCTGTCGATCTCGAACTCGAGCTGGTTGGCCTCCTTGTGGAGCGAGAGGATCTCGTCGAAGTCCGCCGACTCGAGGCTGTCGACCTCGGCTTCGAGCGCCTCGACGTCGTCGGTCAGCGACTCGCGGTTGGACTTCAGCGCCTCGACACGGTCGTTCCGACGGTCGAGTTCCGCGTCGATCTCGTCGAGTTTCTCCTCGACCTCGGTCCGACGCTGCTGTTTGCGCTCGGCCTCGCGTTGTTCCTGCTTGCGCTCCTCGAGTCGGGTTTTGACGTCGTTCAGGTCCTCGACCTTCTCCGATCGGAGCGACTTCAGCCGCTCGATGGTGGATTCGATCTGTTCTCTGTCCACCGACGACCCGCAGGTCCAGCAGACCACGGTCTCGGCGTCGTCGCCGACCAGTTGATCCGTTACGTCCCCGTCGGCGTCGTCGCCCTGGAGGAGTTCGTAGTCCTCGGCTTCGAGCCGCTCCTCGTTGTACTGGATCAGGCTCCGGAGCTCGTTGATCTCGGTGTTCAGCTCCTGGCGTTGCGTCCGGAGCCGGTCGATGTCGGATTCCAGGTCGCGGTGGTCGCCCATCGGCGCCTCCGGCAGGTCCGCGAGGTCCTCCTCCAACTCGGTCCGTTCGCGCTTCAGCGAGGAGATGCTCTCCTCCTGGCGTTCGATCTTCCGGCGGATCGACTCCAGCTCCGACCGCGTCTCGCGGAGCTCCTGGAGCCGCGATTCGAGTTCGGCCTGTTCCTTCCGGCCCTCCTCGACGTTGCGGCTGCTGTCGTCGATCCGTTCTTCGAGTTCCGAAAGCTCCTCGCGTTTCTCCTCGATCCGCTCCTGGACGCTCGTCCGTTTCCGCTCGAGCTCCGGGAGGTCCCGCTTCCGGGATTCGATCCGTGCCAGCTCGTCGTTGATCTCGCCTTTCTCGGATTCGAGGCGTCGGATCTCCGCCCGGATGGCGTCGATGTCGACCGGCCGCATAATGACGTCCCGGAGTTCCTCCTCGCGGGCAGCCGCCTGCCGGGCGTCGTTCGTCTCAAGCAGGAACGCAAACAGGTCTGCGACCTCCGGGTCCTCCAGGTAGGCGTCGCCCTCGTAGGTGATGCCCTCACCCGCTCGGGAGAGCCGCCGTTCGTACGTCTCCCCGTCGAGACTCAGTTCGACGCCGCCCTCGTCGGCGTCGCCCTTCAGGGAAACGCGCTCGCTTCCCATCGCGCACATGATCGCCCGCAGGAACGAGGTTCTGTTCGTCGCGTTCTTGCCCGTGAGGACGGTTACCCCTGGTGGGATGTCGACCTCCGTCCGATCGATCCCGCCGATGTTCTCGACTGAGAAGCGTGCGGACTCCGCCAGCTGCTCCGAAGTGGCCATACGAATCATCACACCAGTCATCTATATATGTTTTATGTGTCTCGTCGGGATCTGAACGATCAGATATGCTATACCTCCCTCGGTTCGACGAATGCCTGCCGTTCGCGCTGAAAACGGCTATTCCGGAGACCGAGCGATCGAGTTTGGAAAAACTACTCGGATTTGTGTTGTTTTCTCCTCGGACCGTTCGCCCGTTCGAAACGTTGGCGCAGACGTTTGTAACAACTGTACTTTTGTTACACCAGCGTCGACAGTCGTCGCGCCAGCGCCCCCCCCACCCCGCGATGGATGACTGCGCGTATCTCGGACACGACTGCGCGTACTTCGAGGGATGTCTCCGACGGTCGCGACTGAGCCTCCGCGCTCCCGGAGACCCGACCCGGTCATCGGGCTCAGTTATCCTCGAAACCATCTGTGAGTGGCTCCCGAACCCGGTCCAGCCACGTCTCCGGATCCAGCCGGAGGTTCAGCGGGACGGGGACGCCGGGTCCTGATCCTGCCGAAGTGCGACTCGGGAAACCGGAGGGTGTTCGGGCGGGACGCCTCGACCCGGTCGCCCGGATCGAGACCGTTGTCGGAGACGACGGTGGCGACGCTTTTCGCCCGCGCTTCGAGGTCGGCGAACGACTACGTCCGGCCGGAGGCGATCAGCGCCCACCGGTCCACATAGCGCGCCGCCGGCATCGACGGCAGATCGCTATGTGCTGCAGTGGTTCGTCATCGATACTCCATACGCGTCTCCCACCGCCGACCGGAACGGAGGATCACGCGAGCCGCACCGCAGTCTGCCAGCCGCAGGGCCGGACCCGGGCTGTTTTGTACGGTCGCGACAACTCTCACGTATGACTTCGAGCACGACGCCGGTGGTCGTCGCCGCGGCCCGGACTCCCCAGGGAAAGCGCGAGGGCGTGCTCTCGGCGTGCCGCAGCGAGGACCTCTCGGTCGCGGTCGTCGACGAACTCCTCGCCCGAACCGGCCTGGAGTCCGACGCCGTCGACGACCTCTCGTGGGGGTGTGCCCAGCAGACCCGCGAGCAGGGGAACAACCTGGCCCGCGCGGTGGCGCTGCTCTCCGACCTCGGCGAGTCGGTCCCGGCGGCGACGATCAACCGGTGGTGCGCCTCGTCGGCGGAGGCGATAGCGCGCGCGGCCGACGCCGTCGCCGCTGGACAGCGCGACTGCGTCGTCGCCGGCGGCGTCGAGAGTATGAGCCGGGTCGGAAACGTCGAGAACCTCGACTCAGTCCACCCCGCAATCGACGAGCGGTACGGCGTCGATCGCCTCCGGATGGGAACCACGGCCGAATCCGTTGCGACGGAGTACGACGTCGAGCGTCGCGCGCAGGACGAGTACGCGCTCCGGAGCCACCGGCGGGCGGCCGAAGCGACCGACGCCGGCCGGTTCGACGACGAGATCGTGCCGGTGGAGACCGACGACGGCGTCGTGATCGAGGACGAGGGGATCAGGCGGGACACGAGCCTCGAAGCCCTCGGGGGTCTACCGCCCGCGTTCGAGGAGGGGGGAACGGTGACCGCCGGCAACGCTTCACAGATCTCCGACGGCGCCGCGGGGGTAGTCGTAACCAGTCAGGCGTTCGCCGAGGATCACGGGCTGGCTGTCCTCGCGGCAGTCGGCGCCCACGAGGTCGCCGGCGTCGATCCGACAGTGATGGGGATCGGGCCGGTGCCGGCCGTCCGCCAACTGTGTTCCCGGACCGGCCGCGACCCCGCCCACTACGACCTCGTGGAGCTCAACGAGGCGTTCGCCTCCCAGTGTCTGTACTGCAAGCGGGAACTGGGGTTCGACGACGACGTCTACAACGTCAACGGCGGGGCGATCGCCATCGGGCACCCGCTCGGGGCGACCGGGGCCCGGCTGCCGGTCACGTTGCTTCACGAGATGCGACGCCGCGGCGCCGACCTGGGGCTCGCCACGGAGTGTGTCGGCTTCGGGCAGGGGCAGGCGATCGAGTTCCTCGCGCCGTAGCGGACGCCGCGCCGCTCATCGGTACAGTAATGACCGATTCCCGATCGCAGCCCGATGGAGACGGAAATCGGCAGCGTCGCGGTTCTCTGAGCCGGCAGTATGGGCCACGGCATCGCCGAGGTGGCCGCAATCGCCGGCTAAAACGATGGGCCGCGATGGCGAAGGCAACCGGGACCGCCGCCGAGTGCGCGGAGACCGGGATGAAACCCCACGGCGGCCGGGAGTTCTCAGCAAGGAACGGATCGCCCGGGTCTACCGTGACGTTCGGCTTCCGATGACCTCCGAGGGCGCGAGAGCGGTCCAGCGTGATCCGATCTGTCGCAACTTCTGAGCGACCGGCCCCGTCCGACAATCCGGAACGGGCTCCCGGCGACAGCCGGGCTACGCCGCGGTCAGTAGTTCCCCGTCGCGGCGATCGGCGGCGCCTCGTGGGGGCCGTACGGCGCGTCGTCGAGGTACTCGCCGGCAGGCTCGAAGTGGTCGGCGAGCGACGCCGCGACCTCCTTCTGGAGCACGGTGACCGGGGTGTCGCCCTGGAGGTAATCCAGCGCCTGGCCGGCGGCGTCGAGGTTGTACTCCGCGGCCCGTTCGCGACGGGCGGCGTAGAGTTCGATCTCGTTGCGGGCGACGGCGTCGTTGGCCTGTAGCGCGACGGCGATCGCGGAGGCGGCCTCGTCGGCGTCGGCGATACACGAGTTCATCCCGCGGGCGCCGAACGGCGCGAGCAGGTGGGCGGCCTCGCCGGCGAGCAGGACGCGGCGGTGCTCGTCGACGAAGGTGTCGGCCATCACCTGGAGGAACTTGTACGTCGAGGTCCACTCGACGTTGCCGGCGTACTCCTCGCCCATAATCCGCGTGACGAACTCCTCCATCGACGTCTCGCTTGCGACCTCCTCGGGGTCGTCGTCGCCGAGACACTGGATGTCGAGCCGCCACCCGCCGGTGAACGGCACGAGCATCACGTTCCGCCCGCCGGCAGCGGGGTCGTCGTAGTGGAACAGCCGCTCGAAGGGGATCGGTTCCTCCTCGATCGTGTTGTCGTCGAGCGTCGCGACGTCCGCGATGATGAAGGAGTTCTCCGACTGTTCGCCGTCGAACTCGGCGCCGATCCCCTTGCGGACTTGGGAGCCGCCGCCGTCGGCGCCGATCAGGTACGGGGTCTCCCACTCGCGGCCGTCCTCGGTGGTGACGTGGACGCCGTCGGGGGTCGAATTGACGGTGTCGACGCCGGCTTCCCAGTGGATGTCGACGCCGAGATCGTCGAGGGCCTCGTGCATATAGCGCTCGGTGATGACCTGCGGGACGCTGCTGAAGTGGGGGAACTCGCCGTCGCCGCCGGGGTTGTCGTAGGTCCGGCGGAAGACGGTCTTCCCGCGCCATTTCGTGTGACGGGTCGGCCACACCAGGCCCTCGTCGACGAGGTCCTGTCCGAGCCCCGGGTAGTTCCGCCCGAGGGTCCGGAGCGTCGTCCCGTGGACGTAGATCGCGCGGCTGCCGTCGCGGTCGCGGTCGGCCGGCTCCTGTTCTAAGATCGCTGCCGGGACCCCGCGTGCCCGCAGCGCGAGGGCGGCGGTCAAGCCGGTCGGCCCGGCGCCGGCGATCAACACGGGTTCGGTCGAACTCATCGTACGTTGAAGATCGTATAGGGTCGTAATAACCGTTGCGGCCACGGGCTGCGACGGGGGCTCCCCGCGGCGTCGATCCGCCGGTCAGTCGAGCCCGAGCTGGGCGGCGACCCAGTGGTCCCGTGCGGCGAAGACGAACTCCTCTTCGTCCTCGAAAACAGTCGTCTCGGCCACGAACGCGTCCCACTCGTCGTCACCGACCTTCCCGAGTTCGTCGGCGTCGGCGGCGTCCGACGGGCTGGCTGCCACCATCTCGTCGAAGGTGTCGAAGTCGGTGTGTTCCCCGATGAACGCGTCGTCGAAGATCTCACCGAGCGGGATCTCCTCGTCCCGCCCGACGATGCTGTGGGGGTCCGGGAGGTCCTCGGCGGTTTCGGCTGCCCTCCTGAGGTCGGAATCGTTCACCATATTCGGGTCTGCCACGTCTCGTATTTAATCCTTTGTGGTCCGCTCCCGGCCGTGTTCAGTTAGGAGTGAAATCGGTGAGAACGGGAGGAGGACGGCCTTGGAAGCCCCCGCGCTCTCGACTCGATGGCTTCGCTGCGGTCCTCGTCGCTCACAAGTTCGCTCCTGCGGTCCTTGCGTCAGCCGTCTTCGTCGAGAGCGCGGCCCCTTCCAGTCCCACCCGTCGGTGGTTCTTCGGCCAGCATTCGCTTAACTAAACACGACCCCGCTCCCGGCGATGTGTATAGTAGCGTTTGCAAGTCTTCGCTCACTCGATCGCACGACGGCGTGTGATCGGATGTGCAACCAGTTGCAAACGCTACTATATGCGGATGGTCGCGGACCGGCCCGATCCACTCGCGGCGTTGGCCGGCGTGAGTGCCGACAGGATCCGGTGGCACGAGCGCGTCCGGCCGGGGATCACCTGTTTCTGCAATCGAAGGTGCTGGGGAGGCGACCGTCGAACACCTACGACGACCGCGGCTACGTCACCGTCGAATTCGAGGGAGTAAACCAGGAGGACACGGTCGTCGTCAGCTACGGATCGACCGCGCTGGTCAAGCGACGTGGGTACGAGGAGTAGCTCTCACCCCGTGGTTTCCGGGGCGGACGGAACCCCCGAACGCTCGGGACCGGAGCCGACGGCACACGGTGCCCCGACAAGGACCGAGGCCGAACGGAGTAGGTTCGGTTACTACTCCTCGGGGGCGCTCCCGCACACGAGCACCGGCCTGTGGGTGCCGAGGATCACGTCCTGTGTGACGCTGCCGAACAGCGCCTTCCCCGTCGGCGACCGCTTCCGTCCCCCGACGCAGATCTGGTCGACATCGTACTCGTCGGCGTACCTGAGGATCTCGTCTGCGGGGGAGCCGCTGGCTTCGAGCAGGTTGACCTCGACGCCGAGTTCCTCCAGCCGACCCGAAGCCTCCCGCACGGCCTCGACCTGGTGAACCGAGGCGCCTTCGGGGTTGTCGCCGAAGACGTGGAG of the Halobellus ruber genome contains:
- a CDS encoding universal stress protein; amino-acid sequence: MVRILLALDDNVPQARAQTNAIADIVQSATGAEIHLLHVFGDNPEGASVHQVEAVREASGRLEELGVEVNLLEASGSPADEILRYADEYDVDQICVGGRKRSPTGKALFGSVTQDVILGTHRPVLVCGSAPEE
- a CDS encoding thiolase family protein; translation: MTSSTTPVVVAAARTPQGKREGVLSACRSEDLSVAVVDELLARTGLESDAVDDLSWGCAQQTREQGNNLARAVALLSDLGESVPAATINRWCASSAEAIARAADAVAAGQRDCVVAGGVESMSRVGNVENLDSVHPAIDERYGVDRLRMGTTAESVATEYDVERRAQDEYALRSHRRAAEATDAGRFDDEIVPVETDDGVVIEDEGIRRDTSLEALGGLPPAFEEGGTVTAGNASQISDGAAGVVVTSQAFAEDHGLAVLAAVGAHEVAGVDPTVMGIGPVPAVRQLCSRTGRDPAHYDLVELNEAFASQCLYCKRELGFDDDVYNVNGGAIAIGHPLGATGARLPVTLLHEMRRRGADLGLATECVGFGQGQAIEFLAP
- a CDS encoding FAD-dependent monooxygenase, coding for MSSTEPVLIAGAGPTGLTAALALRARGVPAAILEQEPADRDRDGSRAIYVHGTTLRTLGRNYPGLGQDLVDEGLVWPTRHTKWRGKTVFRRTYDNPGGDGEFPHFSSVPQVITERYMHEALDDLGVDIHWEAGVDTVNSTPDGVHVTTEDGREWETPYLIGADGGGSQVRKGIGAEFDGEQSENSFIIADVATLDDNTIEEEPIPFERLFHYDDPAAGGRNVMLVPFTGGWRLDIQCLGDDDPEEVASETSMEEFVTRIMGEEYAGNVEWTSTYKFLQVMADTFVDEHRRVLLAGEAAHLLAPFGARGMNSCIADADEAASAIAVALQANDAVARNEIELYAARRERAAEYNLDAAGQALDYLQGDTPVTVLQKEVAASLADHFEPAGEYLDDAPYGPHEAPPIAATGNY
- a CDS encoding archaea-specific SMC-related protein, with product MATSEQLAESARFSVENIGGIDRTEVDIPPGVTVLTGKNATNRTSFLRAIMCAMGSERVSLKGDADEGGVELSLDGETYERRLSRAGEGITYEGDAYLEDPEVADLFAFLLETNDARQAAAREEELRDVIMRPVDIDAIRAEIRRLESEKGEINDELARIESRKRDLPELERKRTSVQERIEEKREELSELEERIDDSSRNVEEGRKEQAELESRLQELRETRSELESIRRKIERQEESISSLKRERTELEEDLADLPEAPMGDHRDLESDIDRLRTQRQELNTEINELRSLIQYNEERLEAEDYELLQGDDADGDVTDQLVGDDAETVVCWTCGSSVDREQIESTIERLKSLRSEKVEDLNDVKTRLEERKQEQREAERKQQRRTEVEEKLDEIDAELDRRNDRVEALKSNRESLTDDVEALEAEVDSLESADFDEILSLHKEANQLEFEIDSLETDLEEVESEIEEVESEIERAKQLRETRSELVDQLTDQRTKIDQIEAEAVDAFNGHMESILDLLGYENIERIWIERIETPAADDAQTRFELHIVRTTDNGAAYEDTIDHLSESEREVTGLIFALAGYLVHDLHETVPFMLLDSLEAIDSNRIAALVEYFADYADFLVVALLPEDAQALDDDFTRVRSI
- the rdfA gene encoding rod-determining factor RdfA; translation: MPDTSDNRPSSKVARLIAEYGLDGLGEELETRWTGDGVERTSLRDLADYFNERLLERALIDAGMSALDSDVSTMYRNLTDDDVSTGVRTDARNRLESNGVDVDSLESDFVSYQAIRSYLTEYRDAEYRRLSDEEKVEKDLQSIQRLMTRTLSVTEERIQKLEQTGRIDVEEFEVLLDVQVLCGDCGEQYSVAEFLDERGCDCQRE